From the Pseudarthrobacter sp. MM222 genome, one window contains:
- a CDS encoding aldo/keto reductase: MRISPRTSLNNGVLIDRLGFGLYKVPPEEATGLVTMALEAGYRHFDTAAMYGNESGVGKAIGGLAGLEGAAGGSGELSPALSREDLFVTTKVWNDDHGYDATLRAFHTSMANLGLEYIDLYLIHWPCARKGLFPESYRAMETLYREGKVRAIGVSNFQPDHLDRLMQTAEVVPAINQIELHPWLQQAELRKKHEALGIRTEAWSPLGRGQVLRDPVILALAAEHGRTPAQIILRWQLQLDNITIPKASSSDRIRENRAVFDFELSDVDLADIAALDRGFRTGSHPDNVN; the protein is encoded by the coding sequence ATGAGAATCTCCCCTCGGACGTCCCTGAACAACGGCGTGCTGATCGACCGGCTGGGATTCGGGCTGTACAAAGTCCCGCCCGAGGAGGCCACCGGCCTCGTGACGATGGCCCTGGAAGCCGGCTACCGGCACTTTGACACGGCAGCCATGTACGGCAACGAAAGCGGAGTCGGCAAGGCCATCGGCGGCCTCGCAGGACTCGAGGGGGCGGCCGGCGGGTCCGGCGAACTGTCCCCCGCCCTGTCCCGCGAGGACCTCTTCGTCACCACCAAGGTCTGGAACGACGATCATGGATACGACGCGACGCTACGGGCCTTCCACACGTCCATGGCCAACCTGGGACTGGAGTACATCGACCTGTACTTGATCCATTGGCCCTGCGCCCGGAAGGGGCTGTTTCCGGAAAGCTACCGTGCCATGGAAACGCTCTACCGGGAGGGCAAGGTCCGGGCGATCGGCGTCTCCAACTTTCAGCCCGACCACCTGGACCGTCTGATGCAGACCGCCGAAGTGGTTCCGGCCATCAACCAGATAGAGCTGCACCCCTGGCTGCAGCAGGCTGAGCTGCGGAAGAAACACGAAGCCCTCGGCATCCGCACCGAGGCGTGGAGCCCGCTGGGCCGGGGACAGGTGCTTCGCGACCCGGTGATTCTCGCCCTGGCCGCCGAGCATGGCCGCACGCCGGCCCAGATCATCCTCCGCTGGCAGCTCCAGCTGGACAACATCACAATTCCCAAGGCCAGCTCCTCGGACCGGATCCGGGAAAACCGTGCGGTGTTCGACTTTGAACTCTCGGACGTCGATCTTGCCGACATCGCAGCGCTGGACCGCGGGTTCCGCACCGGCTCCCACCCTGACAACGTCAACTAG
- a CDS encoding alpha/beta fold hydrolase — protein MDTVDTESSPRPLFSSDLEGRTAPAEVVLAGARVAYWSYEPLRVTPETRTILVVHGFRGDHHGLLRVADQLPEMRLIMPDLPGFGSSAAFAADEHSVERYGRFLAELMAALELGPETVLLGHSFGSIVAGHFVAANPGAVAELILINPIAAPALEGAKGLMTKLAILYYEAAARLPRRLGQALLRSQLIVRVMSEAMAKTPDRALRRFVHAQHSAYFSAFANRDSLLEAFRASVGNHVSEIANRLTLPVLLIAGEKDEIAELTDQHKLLAMLPDGHLDVIPGVGHLIHYETPEPAAEFIRRFLKDHTA, from the coding sequence ATGGACACCGTGGACACCGAGTCCTCCCCCAGGCCCCTCTTCAGCAGCGACCTCGAGGGCCGAACCGCTCCGGCCGAGGTGGTCCTGGCCGGCGCGCGCGTGGCGTACTGGAGCTATGAACCGCTCCGGGTCACGCCCGAAACCCGGACCATCCTGGTGGTCCACGGCTTCCGCGGTGACCACCACGGCCTGCTCCGGGTGGCTGACCAGCTCCCCGAAATGCGCCTGATCATGCCCGACCTCCCGGGCTTCGGCAGCTCCGCGGCGTTTGCGGCCGACGAACACAGCGTGGAGCGCTACGGACGCTTTCTCGCCGAACTCATGGCCGCCCTTGAGCTGGGCCCGGAGACGGTACTGCTCGGCCACTCGTTCGGGTCGATCGTGGCGGGCCATTTCGTGGCGGCCAACCCGGGGGCCGTCGCCGAGCTGATCCTCATTAATCCCATCGCGGCCCCCGCCCTTGAGGGCGCCAAAGGACTGATGACGAAGCTTGCCATCCTCTATTACGAGGCCGCTGCCCGGCTCCCCCGCCGGCTCGGGCAGGCCCTGCTGCGCAGCCAGCTGATAGTGCGCGTGATGAGCGAGGCCATGGCCAAGACCCCGGACAGGGCATTGCGCCGGTTCGTCCACGCCCAACACAGCGCCTATTTCTCCGCCTTCGCCAACCGCGACAGCCTGCTGGAAGCCTTCAGGGCTTCCGTAGGGAACCACGTCTCGGAAATCGCCAACAGGCTTACCTTGCCGGTCCTTCTCATAGCCGGCGAGAAGGATGAAATCGCCGAGCTCACGGACCAGCACAAGCTCCTCGCCATGCTGCCGGACGGCCACCTGGACGTGATCCCCGGCGTTGGGCACCTGATCCACTACGAGACTCCGGAGCCCGCCGCCGAATTCATCCGCCGCTTCCTGAAGGACCACACCGCGTGA
- a CDS encoding sugar-binding domain-containing protein, with amino-acid sequence MSSRHSDALRAAQLYYLQDLTMDAIARELRTSRSTVSRLLSSARESGLVQVQIRSPLDTGPELERLIRTEYKVDVHVVPVVDTLNEAETLDRVAMQAARTIGPLVDSNAIIGVAWGSTLSAVSRHLTRKITHDSVIVQLNGAGNMQTTGITYASDIMRRFGSAYGARVEQFPVPAFFDHAATKKAMWNERSVQRILALQARMSIAIFGVGSVDADYPSHVYAGGYLDEDDLNILASSDVVGDVATVFFRADGSSNGIVLNERSTGPDLAQLRQVHRRICVVSGASKINGLRGALAAGLATDLILDEASARRLVRFDGDS; translated from the coding sequence TTGAGTTCACGCCACTCCGACGCCCTCCGCGCGGCCCAGTTGTACTACCTGCAAGACCTGACCATGGACGCGATTGCACGGGAACTGCGGACCTCCCGGTCGACCGTCTCCCGGCTGCTCTCCTCGGCACGGGAATCCGGTCTGGTGCAGGTGCAGATCCGCAGCCCGCTCGACACCGGCCCGGAGCTGGAGCGCCTGATCCGGACCGAGTACAAGGTTGACGTCCACGTCGTGCCGGTGGTGGACACGCTGAATGAGGCGGAAACACTGGACAGAGTGGCCATGCAGGCGGCCCGCACCATCGGGCCCCTCGTGGATTCAAACGCCATTATCGGTGTCGCCTGGGGCTCAACCCTGAGCGCTGTCAGCCGCCATCTGACCCGGAAGATCACGCATGACAGCGTGATCGTCCAGCTCAACGGGGCCGGAAACATGCAGACCACCGGCATCACCTACGCCTCGGACATCATGCGCCGCTTCGGCAGCGCCTACGGGGCACGGGTGGAGCAGTTCCCGGTGCCTGCGTTTTTTGACCACGCCGCAACCAAGAAGGCGATGTGGAATGAGCGCAGTGTGCAACGCATCCTCGCCTTGCAGGCCCGGATGAGCATCGCGATCTTCGGCGTCGGGTCGGTCGACGCCGACTACCCCAGCCACGTCTACGCGGGCGGCTACCTCGATGAGGACGATCTGAACATCCTCGCAAGCTCCGACGTCGTCGGTGACGTCGCGACGGTGTTCTTCCGCGCGGACGGTTCCTCGAACGGAATAGTCCTCAACGAGCGGTCCACCGGGCCGGACCTCGCGCAGCTGCGCCAGGTCCACCGGCGGATCTGTGTGGTGTCCGGCGCGTCCAAGATCAACGGCCTGCGCGGAGCCCTCGCCGCGGGCTTGGCGACGGATCTTATCCTCGACGAGGCCAGCGCCCGGCGGCTGGTGCGGTTCGACGGTGACTCCTGA